The DNA sequence CGGCTCGGCCGCGGGCGGCGCTTCCTGGTCCCGGCGCATGCCTCGGCGCGCGTCGGATCGATCCTGTTGCTGCTGGTGGCGCTGCTGTCGGGTCTCGCCCTTTATGGCGTGGCCGGCCCGATGGCGCCGCTCCTCGCTCAGGTGCACGCCGTGATGGGCGTGGTCGGGCGCCCGGCCGGAGAGGTCGCGTTCCACGAGGTGGCGACCGACTCGACGCGGCGCCTGAGTGAGCTGCGCGGCCGCGTGGTGGTGCTCAACCTCTGGGCGACGTGGTGCAACCCGTGCCGCGCCGAGCTGCCCGAGATCGCGCGGCTCCAGCGCGACTACGCTTCACGCGGGCTCGTCGTGCTCACGGTCTCGACCGAGGATCGCGCGCGGCTGCAGCGCTTCGCAGCGAAGTACTCGTACGGGACGCTCAACGGTTACCTGCCGCGTATCGACTGGCTCGATGTGCCGGGCCGGCCGCTCAGTCTGGTGATCGATCGCGACGGCGTGGTGCGCGACTGCTTCATCGGCGCGCGGCACTACGCCGAATTCGAGCGCTCGGTGAGTCGCTGTCTGTCCGCGAGCACCTAGGGATCGTCCGCAGGCGCCCGACGATCGCGCTGCGGGGCGCTCCCGCTTCGAAAACACCGGACCGCCCGCGTACGGATGTCGCGGGCGGTCCGATTCGTCTCCTCCCCTGGGTGCTGCTACCAGCCCGCCTTTCCATCAGCGGGGGCAACCGAATATCTCGAGAAGTGCTGGAGCGGCGCGCTGACCGTCTTGTGGTTCAGGTCGACCGTCGAACCTGCAACCGGTTCCCAGCCACCGGTGGAAGGGTTGAACCAGAACACCACGTAGCTCGCGAGCTGGTCGGCCGGCACGTTGCGGCAGTCGAACGTCAGCGTGACCGGCGTCGCGAAGTGGTTCTTGTCGGCCGGGGTGATGCCGAGATCGCACTCCGAGCTGCCGGACCCGGCCACCGAGATGCTGATGGTGGCGTTGCCGTCGATCGCGCCGGCCGGTACGTCCACGCGCCACAGGCCGTTGGTGAGCGAGCCGCCGACCCTACCGACGACGTCGAGGGTCCGCACCACCAGCTTGACGAGGCCGCCGACCACACCGCCCAGCGTCGAGCCCACTGTCGAGATCAGGCCCGAGGACTGGCTTGCCGAGCC is a window from the Candidatus Sulfotelmatobacter sp. genome containing:
- a CDS encoding TlpA disulfide reductase family protein, which gives rise to MQGQIERLLPVLAQWGAWIFGGLLLLSLLGIARLGRGRRFLVPAHASARVGSILLLLVALLSGLALYGVAGPMAPLLAQVHAVMGVVGRPAGEVAFHEVATDSTRRLSELRGRVVVLNLWATWCNPCRAELPEIARLQRDYASRGLVVLTVSTEDRARLQRFAAKYSYGTLNGYLPRIDWLDVPGRPLSLVIDRDGVVRDCFIGARHYAEFERSVSRCLSAST